One Archocentrus centrarchus isolate MPI-CPG fArcCen1 unplaced genomic scaffold, fArcCen1 scaffold_48_ctg1, whole genome shotgun sequence genomic window, tattacacagcttctgcttaccttcatctttacttatttctcctgttgttcttttctttttcctaaactgcacacctgatggctttgaccttttcctttccatcttccgtaatttgcactgaagctgaataggttatcaccaccgcccatccacagggttgtcagatctgactgacagtgaccagcccaacacaacaaaacctccattgaaactcatgttaatagcaccaggtgtgatatatatttaactagaagcactcagacactcaaacctccgccaaggccatagggtcactgacgctgtaatacgtgtatctaaatacaatagtgtgttacctcgaccagatcgcggctcctaaccgtagtagggagacctctggtctctacttcgcttggctcgtggctggtaactaacttgctcatccatgtgggtcacctttagcaaggcggagaaatgcagcaagtcgaaggattttagcaacagaacttttattcctttttccaccgccaccgaacactttttccctcgcgctcatctcccacgctagcccgcatacacacacacacggggcagagaaaagtgggtggtgtctcttaaaggggaaggctctgcctgtatcccgcaatactgaagaatccttaaaaaaattcctggatccagatcgtgatttggatcgccgccaaaatttaatcactgcttcctcttgtcatttccaaccgctccacaaaatttcagtgacatccgttcataacttttggagtaattctgctgacaaacagacagacaaaagacagacaaacaacgcgaccgaaaacataacctccttggtggaggtaaatatacagagctttgggtgagttgcatttatttataattcagcagttactgttggctataaccaggccaaaactgtacaggcatgaatgaatgaacccggctgactgtctcactctcacgccatcactgcttcacttgactcgcaggagaagggggcggggcagcgctgtgtgtgtgtgacgatctagtgaagcagtgacagcgagacagagaatcccccgcctgcccctttccttctgttacaacctgtctgaccattgcagaaagctacatgcaatacacagcaggcagagggcgcccattaccccacaagtggagcagtgcggtaggcgctgctgcggcgatcgcaatgcgttgggggaaggggggcggtcatgccgccctagatgaaatgccgccctgggcggcttcccatgtcgcccatatcagaaaccgccactggctgcaattacagctgcaagccgcttggggtatgtctctatcagttttgcacatcgaaagactgaaattcttgtccattcttccttgcaaaacagctcgagctcagtgaggttggatggagagcgtttgtgaacagcagtcttcagctctttccacagattcccgattcaggtctggactttgacttggccattccaacacctggatacatttatttgtgaaccattccattgtagatttggctttatgttttggatcattgtcttgttggaagataaatctttgtcccagtctcaggtctcttgcagactccaacaggttttcttccagaatggtcctgtatttggccccatccatcttcccatcaattttgaccatcttccctgtccctgctgacgaaaagcaggcccaaaccatgatgctgccaccaccatgtttgacagtggggatggtgtgttcagggtgatgagctgtgttgcttttacgccaaacatatcgttttgcattgtggcccaacagtttgattttggtttcatctgaccagagcaccttcttccacatgtttggtgtgtctcccaggtggcttgtggcaaactttaaataagactttttatggatatctttgagaaatggctttcttcttgccactcttccataaaggccagatttgtgcagtgtacgactgattgttgtcctatggacagactctcccacctcagctgtagatctctgcagttcatccagagtgatcatgggcctcttggctgcatctctgatcagtcttctccttgtttgagatgaaagtttagagggacggctggttcttggtagatttgcagtggtctgatactccttccatttcaatatgattgcttgcacggTGCTCCTTagaagcttgggaaatctttttgtatccaaatccggctttgaacttctccacaacagtatctcggacctgcctggtgtgttccttggtcttcgtgatgctctctgcgctttgaacagaaccctgagactatcacagagcaggtgcatttatacggagacttgattacacacaggtggattctatttatcatcatcagtcatttgggacaacattggatcattcagagatccttactgaacttctggagtgagtttgctgcactgaaagtaaaggggccgaataatattgcacgccccacttttcagttttttatttgttaaaaaagtttgacacatccagtaaatttcattccacttcacgattgtgtcccacttgttgctgattcttcacaaaaaattaaaattttatatctttatgtttgaagcctgaaatgtggcaaaaggttgaaaagttcaagggggccgaatacttttgcaaggcactgtatgttctggggctgctttgctccATCTGGCACAGGGTGTCCTGAATCTGTGCAGGTACAATGAAATCTCAAGACTATCGAGGCATTCTGGAGCGAGACGTGctgcccagtgtcagaaagctttgtCTCAGTCGCAGGTCATGGGtcatccaacaggacaatgacccaaacacacagctaaaaacagCCAGGAATGGCTCAGAACAAAACACTGGACTATCCTGAAGTGGCCTCTGTgacccctgatctaaatcctattgaacatctgtggaaggagctgaaacatgcagtaTGGAGAAAGTAcccttcaaacctgagacagctggagcagtttgctcACTGGGAGTGGGACCAAAATACCTGTCGACAGGTGCAGAAAACTCACCGAGAGTTATAGAAGTCACTTGGTTGCAGAAATTGCCTCAAAAggttgtgcaacaaaatattaagttaagagtgccatcatttttgtccaggtcagtttcattagtttgtcttttttttttaaattttttataaataattctgttgaatCACAATTCAAAAACAATGCCTGATTTTCACGAGTTAATATtcagtaattatttatttattattgcttttgtcagtttcaagttatttcagtgaccattctGGGTACCAACAGTTTTATCAACATCTGTAAATAATGAATATTAAAACCAGTTGTTATTGAAGCATTGTCATTTGTTTCAgtgcttctctctctttctttctgtgcctGACTTCCAGACTGTGCGTGTTCACGGCAATGCCATCTCTCACAGCctcagcctgtccagggtgaaAAAAGATGATGAGGGGGTGTATGAGTGCCGTGTTTCTGATCTGTGGGCTGATGAAACTCAGGAATTTACTGTTCACGCCACACTGCATGTCACACTGGCTGACAGCATGGTGGCTGAAGAGGCTGTGTCACACATCCAGAGTCGCGGGCCACTGAGGAATACCATCACAGCTCTGGGAGGTGGCTCAGCATTGAGGGCCACTTCTGAGCCTGGCCAGAATTTTGCAGGAGGTCAAATGTCAGGGCCTGGGAAGCACCAGGTGCCTCAGCAGGCTCAACCTGGTCTCCTCCCTCCCTTCATATCCACCACCACCTCAGTGGCTCGGTCATCAGCCTCACCATTGTCAGGGAATGCAGTCATCCTCCGACAGCAATACGGGGctggtgagtgagtgagtgagtgaatgttgaaagtgggtggagatgaggcAGAGCTAACGTGACCCCCGGTGGTTGCACAAAAGGATCCATCTAAGCTTAACAAGTGCATTTTAGCATACTGTGTGCCTGCTGTTCTGCTGCTGGTCTGTTTCAAACTTCATCCATCTTAGTAAATCAAATCAGAGCAGATGTGCTGTTCACCCTCTAACGATGTGTTTCTGATGCACTGAGGactctttttctcatttttttgccACCTCTATAAATGTACAATACTTTTCTCTGTATTGGTTTTATAATACAGTAAGTTTAGAGTTAGCCTTGTTTTCAGTCATATTGGTTACCACTCACTTCCTTCACTTCATAACAACATTATGCCCATTTCATTTGGACATACAGAGATTTATGTATGTAGAAGGATGATGACACTGACTCCAAGATTAGGTGGATCGTTTACATGTGATTGTGATTGATTGAGGATTGGCCTTCTTCACCAGTATTCTTATAAGAGATGGTTATATTTTCACATATCACGAAGCCATCAATcttctttaattattatttttttccttatagCAAAGAAGTTATCTATGAgaatgcatttctttttctacatctctatatatatattgtatatgttGTGTCTCATATCCTGTTTATATGCTCATGCAACACCTTTCACACTTTCTAAATGTCTTCAAATCAGAGGAGCACATTTCTGACTTGTCTATTACTGTCTAACACCTATTTATAGCTAGCAGCTTGGAGATGGTTATAGAGGGATGGGAAGGGCAGAGAGTTGTAATGTACCTCCTTGTAATTTTTCTCCCTGTCCCAGTTCTGTTCGATGAAGCGTACTTGTGAATAATTAAAACTCATCAAAGTCTAGTGGATTCTTGTCAGGGGCTCTACTGATGCAGAGTGCAGCTGGTCTGAAGTGTGTGACAGGCTGTGTGACACATGCAGATCTCATGTGTTGATTTGCAGAGCCTTTGCTTCCATGTACATGCATCATCTTGCTGAATGGCCAGTCTGAGAAGTGGTAGCGGAATTAGAGTCACGTCTTTTGCTCTCTAAGGGTGCTCATTCATTTCAGAAAAGTATCACTCCACTGTTCTGACAACTTTGATCAGTCATTCAGTGACTTCTCACAGCAAAAGGGAAATAACTTTATCAGCAGTAACGGTGCTGCTCCTACACAGATAGGAGCACTTCTCAAGGAGTATTTGCCGTAGCCTGTCAGCAGCATCtgatatttgtgtgtttctgaaaagcaaagaagaaagaagaaaatactAAAACAGATGTATCACAAAGACTCTCCTGTGATGAGATCAAACTGCAATAACTCCAGACCTCTCAAAATAAACATCTGGGAGAATGTTAGTGGATACAGATTTAATCTTTCTGTGTTGGTGTAGGTCACAATGACccgagaaacaaacaaacaaaaaaagattaacTAAGAAGTTGTGAGGTCAAGTGTCCACTGTTCATTTATGTAACTTGCATCTGTTACCTGTCTTCTAGATTACTGCTGACAAAATGCATGAAAGCACTGGGTCGCAAGCTTCCACTGTTGGTGTTGGAGTTTGGATGTTTCTTATTGTTTTGGCCATTTCAGAGCAGTTACAATCAGCTGTGCTGTGGCAAAATGTTGTAATGAACAGTGAGCACAGTCAGTTACTTTATCAGGCTGATATCCATTTCtgctaacaaacaaaaagtatCAATCGATGGTAATACatgtatttattataatttatgaATATATGCAACTGTGCTGGTTACAAACACATAAATATACCTTTTTGATGGGAGACTACTAATAGTTGTGATCAGTGTCACAAAGACCTTgttagtgagagagagagccgTGGAAGTAACACAATCTGATTACACAAGAACATTTGTCCTGAACAACATTTGGGgaaaaataactaaatgctttgttttgattgttgcgATAATCTGGTCCTTTGGCCTAGAAATGTCTGCAGAGGCAGGTGAATTAGTAGGAAACTGGGACATGAGCTTTGAAAGTGAACTCACTCTCATGGAGAAGCTTATTGGGAGCAATAGATTGATTTTGTTTTCCAGTGTTTTGCTAGAAGCAAAAATTCCCAGACAGGAATTACACTGTCACGTTTACTTCCATCACTGTACAGATTTGTTCCTTCACTACTGATTTtgctttcaaaaagaaaaagctaatagtaataataacaacagtaattgttcattacatttcaactgctgtaacaaaaaaaattcccaaATATGgtattaatacagtatgtctcatctcatcatcatcatatggCCCATTGTTTGagaggtcttgtggtttgttcagatgcggTTTTGCAAACCTGACGTGTGCTGTCATGTTCCCTTAAAAGAGaagaggcctgcagagtctgaggtTTGGCTCTTTTTTGTCTTGTAGTTTCTGTGAGCAGTGTGACTGagcatgtcatggtcctgggctggttaaccagtgttttgtgttttttctgtgaagTTCTGTATTTTGTGGTATTTCTGCTGCGTTCCTGAGTTTGTTCACAGTTCAGATTTCTAGTTTGTTATAGTTTCTGAATCCTGTTATTAGTTGTAGTTATTGTATTTCATTCtggtttccctttgttcttgtcttccccgtgtgtctgtgttcctgtgtctgttttgtcccctTGTTTTGGCGCTTTGTCtcgtgttttgtgtttagtttcacttcccgttgtttccctgtgtgtggtgtttaggtTTCCATTTAATCATGTATCCTTAAGTTCCCAgtagctttagagtttagttctcctTGTGTTTTCCCTTAGTGTTCCTCTCTTTTGTGTAGagtctcttgtgtctgttttcctcagtgtgtctgcctcTCCGTGTGATTTCAAGTTTGCGTTTGTttccctgtttttttctcttcctgttttataagTTTTCCCTCTTGTCACATATTTGGCGTTGAGTTGCAGcctccagctctgctgtgacttggggatttagtgtttttgtatttcGTGTTTTTGACTTTGTATTTGAGCCTCTGgcaataaagctgtttgatttcagccaagctttaatgtgttctgcatttgggtccaaccctgcctgccacacagtgaCACATAACAGAACATTGTGACCTCGGGCTGAATTTCCTGGGAAGTCCACTCTTGTCTTATGTCCCTGATTACCTGGTGTGTGCTTAAGCCCTATTTTGCCTTAGTTCCTTGTTGTGTCATACTGTTTTGTTTCCCTGTATGTTTCCTCCCCGCCTCTGTTGTGAATTTATGGAGTTTTCTCCAGTCATATGGATTACCTGCCTCAGCCTCAATAAAGGTtcacttttgtttatttaacctGTCCTCCAAGTCCGCATTCTGGGTCCACGctccacatccacatctcatCCCACAACAGAATAACACAACCAGCAAAGGACCCAGTGGCCGCAAAACCCACAGAAGAGGTGAAGGAGgacatcatttttttctgtggtgGTGTTGTGTGAGGAATGGCTGACAGGACCCTGCAAGGAGTATAAAGAAGCAGTAGTGCACAGATTACACAGTCTGGTTTCTGGCCTTCCCTGGCTATTAGCTTCCTTGCCTGCATTGATAAAGGACATTGTTGCTACAACCATCCACCTTGACTTTCCCAGAGCAGCCCTCTTAAGAATGGGGAAGCATCGCTATCCGTGTGCCtcatcactgcagcagcaactTGGACCTAGGAATCTTTGCAGCAGCTCCACACTCACTAAGCCAATAGTGTCAAAAATAGCAGGCATTTGCTGCCCTGGCTTCACAAGTTCTCTCACCCCTAACAAAGTTGGGATCCTGCCATTGTCGCTCCGCGCCCCAGGTTGAGCCTGCATTTCCGCCCACATCTGCTGATGCCAAGCTTCCATCTGCTTCTCCACTGTAGCCTGTTTTTCCACGTGTGATTACAGAAGTTGGTCCTTCCAAGATAACATCCACAGGGAGCGTTAGGCCCAAGTCTGAAAGAATTAGAACTGTGTTTGGTGCTTCTGAGCCAATGTAATGTTATGTTTCTGAGCTGGACAATTTCTGTACTGCTTTCCCTATTCATGAGCCAGCCTGTTCTAAGCCTGTTGTTGCGGTTTCTGGGCTGAGTAATTTAAAGACTGGAGTGTCAATTTCAGTTAATATTCAGTTACTGAGTAGCAGTTGTGACTTGGTTGTTTCCAATACTGTGTTTTGTGATGACAAGCTGGCACCTACTAACACTGCTAAATGTGCTGCGTGCTCTGAGGCTGCTAACTGTGTTTTGCAGCCACCTCTACCTTAAACTGTTTAGTAGCCCTCAGCTTGGACTACATTTTGTGATTTCCAGCCGACCCAGTCAGAGACAGTTAAGTGTTTCTGAGTGATCTCTTTCAAAaactgtttattgtgtttattgttCAATAGGATTTATTGTGCAGGTTTCTCCAGAATATGTTAATGTTTCACAGCCTGCACCCACAGAGACTATTGCTCCACCCAAGGCCTTTCCTGTACCTGAGCACCCTGCACCCATCCGTGCTCCCAGGGTGGGGATGGCCAGGCCCAGCCAGGCCCAGCCTGTCCCAGACTGTCACTGTACCCATTTCTGTTCCCAGGGTGGTGGTAGCCAGGGCCCAACCTGACCCACACCCATTTCTGTTCCCAGGAGATGGCTGCATGCCCTGCTGTGCATGCCTGAGCTCCCTGAACTTAAGTCCGAGGGTCTCAACTTGCCTGAACCTGAGCCTGAGGGTCCCTACCTGCCTGAGCCTGAGCCCAAGGGTCCTGACCGGCCTGAATCTGAGCCAGAGGTTCTCGACTTGCCAGAACCTGAGCCCTGAGCTGAGCTGGTCCTGAGGTGCCAGAGGCAGAGGGTACAGAGCTGTCTGAAACTGTGGTGGAGTCCAAGGGTCCTAGTCTGGTGCCACCAGATTTGGAGGGTCTCCACCTTCGCGattgaatcaggaagtgcagaggatgaAGTGGATGAAACATGGAAAGGCAGTTGGTCCAAATGAAaaacctgtggaggtatggagatgtctaggagagagggcagtggactttaACACTATCCTGGAGAGTGAGACactgcctgaggaatggagaagaagtgtaccAGTACAAAATTTCAAGAATAAGGGtgttgtgcagagctgtagcaaCTAGAGAGGAATAAAACTAATGAACCATATTATGTACATATGGGGGAAAAGTTTTGGAAGCTAGGTTAAGAaaagaggtgatgatcagtgagcagaaGTCATGCTTCACGCTGAGAAAGAGCATCACAGATACAATGTTTGtttgagtgttgatggagaagtgcagagaatgtcagaatgagttgcactgtgtctttgtggatctggaGAAAGCACATGGTAGCACCCTACCATGTGCTTTCTCAAGAgagtactgcatgaggaagtcaggagtggcagagaagtatgtgaggctggtgcaggacatgtatgaggaaagtgagacagtggtgaggtgtgcaggagtgacagatgggttcgaggtgggggtggggttacATCAAGGATCTGCTCTGGGCCACTGCTTGTTTGTGAGAGGCTGAcaaatgaggtcaggcaggagtctcagTGGAGAATGatctttgcagatgacattgtgatctgtagtgagagtatggagcaggtggaagagaatgTGAAGAGGTGGAGATATGCTCTGGAGAAAAGCAGAATGAAAATCAAgaatacaggtgctggtcataaaattagaatatcatgaaaaagttgatttatttcagtaattccattcaaaaagtgaaacttgtatattatattcattcattacacacagatgttccaaatgtttatttcttttaattttgatgattataactgacaactaatgaaaaccccaaattcagtatcccAGAAActttgaatattgtgaaaaggttcaatattgaaggcACCTGGTGCCACACGCTAATCAGCTAAtaaactccaaacacctgcaaaggacTTTAAATGGTCtgtcagtctagttctgtaggctactcaatcatggggaagactgctgacttgacagttgtccaaaagacgacctttgaaacctcgcacaaggagggcaagacacaaaaggtcattattaaagaggctggctgttcacagagctctgtgtccaagcacattaatagagaggcgaagggaaggaaaagatgtggtagaaaaagtgtacaagcaacagggataactgcaccctggagaggattgtggaacaaaagccattcaaaaatgtgggggagattcacaaagagtggactgcagctggagtcagtgcttcaagaaccaccacacacaggtgtatgcagacatgggtttcagctgtcgcagtcctcgtgtcgagccgctcttgaacaagagacggcgaggaagatgtgatacgccagacccaacaattcagaagagctgaagagcAACCttggctctcataacacctgagcagtgccacagactgatcgactccatgccactctgcattgctgcagtaatccaggcaaaagtaGCCCCAACTAAGCATTGaatgctgtacatgctcatacttttcatgttcatacttttcagttggccaacatttctaaaaatcccttttttgtattggtcttaagtaatactcaaattttctgagatacggaatttggggttttcattagttgtcagttataat contains:
- the vstm2b gene encoding V-set and transmembrane domain-containing protein 2B, which encodes MPVSVTRRDCDMEKTGLYSILYYFIINSPFMIWANAAFTEVPKDVSVGEGEDVEMPCAFKAVSSAPMSLEIQWWYLKEDMSKELPHELQISAPANRNKDGSREATKISTVRVHGNAISHSLSLSRVKKDDEGVYECRVSDLWADETQEFTVHATLHVTLADSMVAEEAVSHIQSRGPLRNTITALGGGSALRATSEPGQNFAGGQMSGPGKHQVPQQAQPGLLPPFISTTTSVARSSASPLSGNAVILRQQYGADCSVMSTMDPLLCVTLLFIHSFLPLVLAH